One Curtobacterium sp. MCLR17_032 genomic window carries:
- a CDS encoding alpha/beta fold hydrolase produces MNLHAFPTVPPFGHLPTPDGVDVVGIDLPVGRLTAYRVVPTGESKGTVLVVPGYTGSKEDWRTFMPLLRDVGWTAVAISRRGQADSAAPTSPSDFALDEEAADVVRVARLLDDGAPVHLIGHSLGGVIVRAAAIQDPSAFRDVVQFCSGPYGWPYRKVAELTILHDTGGNLRQLFDSTNPLWAYRPDEELPDDVRMVRDRFDATSPLSVVAGGHILEDHTDSSAELRATGLPVLVTHGEWDTAWPIPWQRTMAEDTGAEYVVIPESWHGPQVENPTGTVEVFDTFLSKH; encoded by the coding sequence ATGAACCTGCACGCGTTCCCCACCGTCCCGCCGTTCGGCCACCTGCCCACACCCGACGGCGTCGACGTCGTCGGCATCGACCTGCCCGTCGGCCGGCTCACCGCCTACCGCGTCGTCCCGACGGGGGAGTCGAAGGGCACGGTCCTCGTCGTCCCCGGGTACACCGGCTCGAAGGAGGACTGGCGCACGTTCATGCCGCTCCTCCGCGACGTCGGCTGGACCGCGGTGGCGATCAGCCGCCGCGGCCAGGCCGACTCGGCAGCGCCGACCTCGCCGTCGGACTTCGCGCTCGACGAGGAAGCCGCCGACGTGGTCCGGGTCGCCCGACTGCTCGACGACGGCGCGCCCGTGCACCTCATCGGGCACTCGCTCGGCGGGGTGATCGTCCGTGCCGCCGCGATCCAGGACCCGAGCGCCTTCCGCGACGTCGTGCAGTTCTGCTCCGGGCCGTACGGCTGGCCCTACCGCAAGGTCGCCGAGCTGACGATCCTGCACGACACCGGCGGCAACCTCCGCCAGCTCTTCGACTCGACGAACCCGCTCTGGGCCTACCGTCCGGACGAGGAGCTGCCCGACGACGTCCGGATGGTCCGCGACCGCTTCGACGCCACGAGCCCCCTGAGCGTCGTCGCCGGCGGGCACATCCTCGAGGACCACACCGACAGCTCCGCCGAACTCCGCGCCACCGGGCTCCCCGTCCTCGTCACGCACGGGGAGTGGGACACCGCCTGGCCGATCCCGTGGCAGCGGACCATGGCCGAGGACACCGGCGCCGAGTACGTCGTCATCCCGGAGAGCTGGCACGGCCCCCAGGTCGAGAACCCCACCGGAACCGTCGAGGTCTTCGACACGTTCCTCAGCAAGCACTGA
- a CDS encoding family 1 glycosylhydrolase, whose protein sequence is MHFPDGFLWGAATAAHQIEGNNVNSNWWVHEHEPDTTIVEPSGDAADSYHRYREDIRIAADLGLNSYRFSIEWSRIEPERGSVSRAEVDHYRRMVEACHEFGIEPIVTLMHFTVPRWFERDGFWRAPDAADLFARYTEAALPVVQDGVRYVCTINEPNIAAMLAGGEDAANLVAYGLPNPDLGVADALLASHKRSREVLGQVSGLQTGWTIATQAFKPTDQPGSTEMLREYGYPRDDWYLEQSAGDDFVGVQAYTRTFIGTDGPLPVADDVETTLTGWEFYPEAAADGIRSAWELSGHVPVMVTENGIATADDTRRIAYTQGALEGIHRCIEDGIDVLGYQHWSLLDNYEWASGFRPTFGLVAWDRETFERTPKPSAHWYGQVARANAL, encoded by the coding sequence CTGCACTTCCCCGACGGCTTCCTCTGGGGCGCCGCCACGGCCGCCCACCAGATCGAGGGCAACAACGTCAACAGCAACTGGTGGGTCCACGAGCACGAGCCGGACACCACGATCGTCGAACCTTCCGGCGACGCGGCCGACAGCTACCACCGGTACCGCGAGGACATCCGGATCGCCGCCGACCTCGGGCTGAACTCCTACCGGTTCAGCATCGAGTGGTCCCGCATCGAGCCCGAGCGCGGGTCCGTCAGCCGCGCTGAGGTCGACCACTACCGCCGCATGGTCGAGGCCTGCCACGAGTTCGGCATCGAACCGATCGTCACCCTCATGCACTTCACCGTGCCGCGCTGGTTCGAACGCGACGGCTTCTGGCGGGCACCCGACGCCGCCGACCTGTTCGCCCGCTACACCGAGGCCGCGCTCCCCGTCGTGCAGGACGGCGTCCGGTACGTGTGCACGATCAACGAGCCGAACATCGCGGCGATGCTCGCCGGTGGTGAGGACGCCGCGAACCTCGTCGCCTACGGTCTGCCGAACCCGGACCTCGGCGTCGCCGACGCGCTGCTGGCCAGCCACAAGCGGTCGCGCGAGGTCCTGGGACAGGTGTCGGGCCTCCAGACCGGGTGGACCATCGCGACCCAGGCGTTCAAGCCGACCGACCAGCCCGGGTCCACCGAGATGCTCCGCGAGTACGGGTACCCGCGCGACGACTGGTACCTGGAGCAGTCCGCCGGCGACGACTTCGTCGGCGTCCAGGCCTACACGCGCACGTTCATCGGCACCGACGGCCCGCTGCCCGTCGCGGACGACGTCGAGACGACGCTGACCGGCTGGGAGTTCTACCCGGAGGCCGCCGCCGACGGCATCCGCAGCGCGTGGGAGCTGTCCGGCCACGTGCCGGTCATGGTCACCGAGAACGGCATCGCCACCGCCGACGACACCCGCCGGATCGCCTACACGCAGGGCGCGCTCGAGGGCATCCACCGCTGCATCGAGGACGGCATCGACGTCCTCGGCTACCAGCACTGGTCACTCCTCGACAACTACGAGTGGGCCTCCGGCTTCCGGCCGACGTTCGGGCTCGTCGCCTGGGACCGCGAGACGTTCGAGCGCACACCGAAGCCGTCGGCACACTGGTACGGGCAGGTCGCGCGGGCGAACGCGCTCTGA